In one Bosea sp. RAC05 genomic region, the following are encoded:
- a CDS encoding vitamin B12-dependent ribonucleotide reductase produces the protein MRIERRYTSAGQSPYAAIPFRSAVSEIRNPDGSIVFRLEGIEVPESWSQVASDVLAQKYFRKAGVPARLKKVEENDVPSFLWRSVADETALAALPEGERNGSEISSKQVFDRLAGCWTYWGWKGGYFTSEEDAAAFHDELRFMLATQRVAPNSPQWFNTGLHWAYGIDGPSQGHFYVDYKTGKLTKSKSSYEHPQPHACFIQGVQDDLVNEGGIMDLWVREARLFKYGSGTGSNFSMLRGEGEKLAGGGRSSGLMSFLKIGDRAAGAIKSGGTTRRAAKMVVVDVDHPDIETYIDWKVKEEQKVAALVTGSKTVQKHMKAVLKACVNCEGEGDSCFDPEKNPALKREIKLARKAMVPDNYIKRVIQFAKQGYKDIQFDIYDTDWDSEAYLTVSGQNSNNSVSLTDDFLRAVENDGDWNLTGRTTGKVTKTLKARDLWEKIGYAAWASADPGLHFNTTMNDWHTCKASGRIRASNPCSEYMFLDDTACNLASANLLQFYDRQSKEFDVAAYEHLCRLWTVVLEISVTMAQFPSKEIAELSYEYRTLGLGYANIGGLLMTMGLGYDSDEGRALAGALTAIMTGVSYATSAEMARELGPFPGYKKNAQHMLRVIRNHRTAAHGMASGYEGLEVTPVPLDHGTLARLGGSSTLMSERARIAWDNALALGEKHGYRNAQATVIAPTGTIGLVMDCDTTGIEPDFALVKFKKLAGGGYFKIINAAAPDALRALGYRESEIAEIEAYAVGHGSLAQAPGVNHGSLRAKGFSQDKIDAIEKDLKAAFDIKFVFNKWTLGEDFLTQTLKVPAEKLNDMSFELLPFLGFSKAEIEAANVHVCGAMTLEGAPHLKLEHYPVFDCANPCGRVGKRYLSVESHIRMMAAAQPFISGAISKTINMPNDATVEDCKNAYMLSWKLALKANALYRDGSKLSQPLNSALISDEEDEDDAVEAHYQQPMTARATQVAEKIVERIVEKVVREREKMPARRTGYIQKAVVGGHKVYVHTGEYADGRLGEIFIDMHKEGAAFRAMMNNFAIAVSLGLQYGVPLEEYVEAFTFTRFEPSGFVQGNQSIKNATSILDYVFRELAISYLGRHDLAHIDPSEIGHDVIGGGVGQDKAPQTTTPITSSPLASTGFRRGKPINFHAIQGGAGLATGTETTARGGATVTAFTTVGATALKEEESFGEAEMAKLGFSAPAAQPSASERRAEAIMKGYVGDSCGECGNFTLVRNGTCLKCNTCGSTTGCS, from the coding sequence ATGCGCATCGAGCGCCGCTACACCTCCGCCGGACAGTCGCCTTACGCCGCCATTCCCTTCCGATCCGCCGTCAGCGAGATTCGCAATCCTGACGGCTCGATCGTGTTCCGGCTGGAAGGCATCGAGGTGCCCGAGTCCTGGTCGCAGGTCGCCAGCGACGTGCTCGCGCAGAAGTATTTCCGCAAGGCCGGCGTGCCGGCGCGGCTGAAGAAGGTCGAGGAGAACGACGTCCCCTCCTTCCTCTGGCGCTCGGTCGCCGACGAGACGGCGCTGGCCGCCCTGCCCGAGGGCGAGCGCAACGGCTCGGAGATCTCGTCGAAGCAGGTGTTCGACCGCCTCGCCGGCTGCTGGACCTATTGGGGCTGGAAGGGCGGCTATTTCACCTCCGAGGAGGATGCCGCCGCCTTCCATGACGAACTGCGCTTCATGCTCGCGACGCAGCGCGTCGCGCCGAACTCGCCGCAATGGTTCAACACCGGACTGCACTGGGCCTATGGGATCGACGGGCCGAGCCAGGGCCATTTCTACGTCGACTACAAGACCGGCAAGCTGACCAAGTCGAAGTCGAGCTACGAGCATCCCCAGCCGCATGCCTGCTTCATCCAGGGCGTGCAGGACGACCTCGTCAACGAGGGCGGCATCATGGACCTCTGGGTCCGCGAAGCCCGCCTGTTCAAATACGGCTCGGGCACCGGCTCGAACTTCTCGATGCTGCGCGGCGAAGGCGAGAAGCTCGCCGGCGGTGGCCGCTCCTCGGGCCTGATGTCCTTCCTCAAGATCGGCGACCGCGCGGCCGGCGCGATCAAGTCGGGCGGCACGACGCGCCGCGCCGCCAAGATGGTCGTGGTCGACGTCGACCACCCCGACATCGAGACCTATATCGACTGGAAGGTGAAGGAGGAGCAGAAGGTCGCCGCCCTCGTCACCGGCTCCAAGACCGTCCAGAAGCACATGAAGGCCGTGCTCAAGGCCTGCGTGAACTGCGAGGGCGAAGGCGATTCCTGCTTCGACCCCGAGAAGAACCCGGCCCTGAAGCGCGAGATCAAGCTCGCCCGCAAGGCGATGGTGCCGGACAACTACATCAAGCGCGTCATCCAGTTCGCCAAGCAGGGCTACAAGGACATCCAGTTCGACATCTACGACACGGACTGGGATTCCGAGGCCTATCTCACCGTCTCCGGCCAGAACTCGAACAACTCGGTCTCGCTGACCGACGACTTCCTGCGCGCGGTCGAGAACGACGGCGACTGGAACCTGACGGGGCGCACCACCGGCAAGGTGACGAAGACGCTCAAGGCCCGCGACCTCTGGGAGAAGATCGGCTACGCCGCCTGGGCGAGCGCCGATCCCGGCCTGCACTTCAACACGACGATGAACGACTGGCACACCTGCAAGGCATCGGGCCGCATCCGCGCGTCCAATCCCTGCTCGGAGTACATGTTCCTCGACGACACCGCCTGCAACCTCGCCTCCGCCAACCTGCTGCAGTTCTACGACCGGCAGAGCAAGGAGTTCGACGTCGCGGCCTATGAGCATCTCTGCCGGCTCTGGACCGTCGTGCTCGAGATCTCGGTGACGATGGCGCAGTTCCCGTCGAAGGAGATCGCGGAGCTCTCCTACGAGTACCGGACGCTCGGCCTCGGCTACGCCAATATCGGCGGCCTGCTGATGACCATGGGCCTCGGCTATGATTCCGACGAGGGCCGTGCTCTGGCCGGCGCGCTGACCGCGATCATGACCGGCGTCTCCTATGCGACCTCGGCCGAGATGGCCCGCGAGCTCGGGCCCTTCCCGGGCTACAAGAAGAACGCCCAGCACATGCTGCGCGTCATCCGCAACCACCGCACCGCGGCCCATGGCATGGCGAGCGGCTATGAAGGCCTCGAGGTCACGCCGGTGCCTCTCGACCACGGCACGCTGGCCCGCCTCGGCGGCTCCTCGACGCTGATGTCGGAGCGCGCCCGCATCGCCTGGGACAACGCGCTGGCGCTCGGCGAGAAGCATGGCTACCGCAACGCCCAGGCGACCGTGATCGCGCCGACCGGTACGATCGGCCTCGTCATGGATTGCGACACCACCGGCATCGAGCCCGATTTCGCCCTGGTGAAGTTCAAGAAGCTGGCCGGCGGCGGCTATTTCAAGATCATCAACGCGGCAGCGCCCGATGCGCTGCGGGCGCTGGGCTATCGCGAGAGCGAGATCGCCGAGATCGAGGCCTATGCGGTCGGCCATGGCTCGCTGGCGCAGGCGCCGGGCGTGAACCACGGCTCGCTGCGGGCCAAGGGCTTCAGCCAGGACAAGATCGACGCGATCGAGAAGGACCTGAAGGCCGCCTTCGACATCAAGTTCGTCTTCAACAAGTGGACGCTGGGCGAGGATTTCCTGACCCAGACGCTGAAGGTCCCGGCCGAGAAGCTCAATGACATGAGCTTCGAGCTGCTGCCCTTCCTCGGCTTCTCCAAGGCCGAGATCGAGGCCGCCAACGTCCATGTCTGCGGGGCGATGACGCTGGAGGGCGCGCCGCATCTCAAGCTCGAGCACTACCCGGTCTTCGACTGCGCCAATCCCTGCGGCCGCGTCGGCAAGCGCTATCTCTCGGTCGAGAGCCATATCCGCATGATGGCGGCGGCCCAGCCCTTCATCTCGGGCGCCATCTCCAAGACCATCAACATGCCCAACGACGCCACCGTCGAGGACTGCAAGAACGCCTATATGCTGTCCTGGAAGCTGGCGCTGAAGGCCAACGCCCTCTACCGCGACGGCTCCAAGCTCTCGCAGCCGCTCAACTCGGCGCTGATCAGCGACGAGGAGGACGAGGACGACGCAGTCGAGGCGCATTACCAGCAGCCGATGACGGCCCGCGCCACGCAGGTCGCGGAGAAGATCGTCGAGCGCATCGTCGAGAAGGTGGTGCGCGAGCGCGAGAAGATGCCCGCCCGCCGCACCGGCTACATCCAGAAGGCGGTCGTCGGCGGCCACAAGGTCTATGTCCACACCGGCGAATATGCCGATGGGCGCCTCGGCGAGATCTTCATCGACATGCACAAGGAGGGCGCTGCCTTCCGGGCGATGATGAACAACTTCGCCATCGCGGTCTCGCTCGGCCTGCAATACGGCGTGCCGCTGGAGGAGTATGTCGAGGCCTTCACCTTCACGCGCTTCGAGCCGTCGGGCTTCGTGCAGGGCAACCAGTCGATCAAGAACGCGACCTCGATCCTCGACTACGTCTTCCGCGAGCTGGCGATCTCCTATCTCGGCCGGCACGACCTCGCCCATATCGATCCGAGCGAGATCGGCCATGACGTGATCGGCGGCGGCGTCGGCCAGGACAAGGCGCCGCAGACGACGACGCCGATCACCTCGAGCCCGCTCGCCTCGACCGGCTTCCGCCGCGGCAAGCCGATCAACTTCCACGCCATCCAGGGCGGCGCCGGCCTCGCGACCGGCACCGAGACGACGGCGCGCGGCGGCGCGACCGTCACCGCCTTCACCACCGTCGGCGCCACCGCGCTGAAGGAGGAGGAGAGCTTCGGCGAGGCGGAGATGGCCAAGCTCGGCTTCTCGGCCCCCGCCGCCCAGCCGAGCGCCTCCGAGCGCCGCGCCGAGGCGATCATGAAGGGCTATGTCGGGGACTCGTGTGGCGAGTGTGGGAACTTCACGCTGGTGCGGAACGGGACCTGCCTGAAGTGCAACACGTGTGGCTCGACGACCGGTTGTTCGTGA
- a CDS encoding NADH:ubiquinone oxidoreductase subunit NDUFA12 — protein MKDWLLQIFTWWNGQTIGTRFHTWRFGERVGEDEFGNVYYRTKGGVKDGALGYQRRWVIYNGEAEASKVPPGWKGWLQHTVDVAPSEERYEPRDWQQPHQQNWTGTALAYRPKGSILGEGERPAATGDYEPWTPGR, from the coding sequence ATGAAAGACTGGCTGCTGCAGATCTTCACCTGGTGGAACGGCCAGACCATCGGCACGCGCTTCCACACCTGGCGCTTCGGCGAGCGCGTCGGCGAGGACGAATTCGGCAACGTCTATTACCGGACCAAGGGCGGCGTGAAGGACGGGGCGCTGGGCTATCAGCGTCGCTGGGTGATCTACAATGGCGAGGCCGAGGCGTCGAAGGTTCCGCCGGGCTGGAAGGGCTGGCTGCAGCATACGGTCGACGTCGCCCCCTCCGAGGAGCGCTACGAGCCGCGCGACTGGCAGCAGCCGCATCAGCAGAACTGGACCGGCACGGCACTGGCCTACCGTCCCAAGGGCTCGATCCTGGGCGAGGGCGAGCGCCCCGCCGCGACCGGCGACTACGAGCCCTGGACACCGGGGCGCTGA
- a CDS encoding DUF2155 domain-containing protein, translating to MPSPSRFPALAGLVSTALLSLALTGPAAADRIRNPTAVFAGLDKITGRIISFEVAVDETVQFGALQLTPRVCWTRPPTEAPQTTSFTEVDEVTFKNEYRRIFTGWMYAASPGLHGVEHAIYDVWLTDCKGGTELVVDPKEPEAPIPEEPRRPRNPARDVNQQPGLPPPGGRGDILPPPGQRIDVAPPQGVPVAPRQAPTQRFFPTNPGRDPAGGN from the coding sequence ATGCCGTCGCCCTCCCGCTTTCCGGCCCTGGCCGGCCTGGTTTCGACCGCGCTTCTGTCGCTCGCGCTGACCGGCCCGGCCGCGGCCGACCGCATCCGCAACCCGACCGCCGTCTTCGCCGGGCTCGACAAGATCACCGGCCGCATCATCTCCTTCGAGGTCGCGGTCGACGAGACCGTGCAGTTCGGCGCCTTGCAGCTGACGCCGCGGGTCTGCTGGACGCGGCCTCCCACCGAGGCGCCGCAGACGACGAGCTTCACCGAGGTCGACGAGGTCACCTTCAAGAACGAGTACCGGCGCATCTTCACCGGGTGGATGTATGCCGCCAGCCCGGGCCTGCATGGCGTCGAGCATGCGATCTACGACGTCTGGCTGACCGACTGCAAAGGCGGAACCGAGCTCGTGGTCGATCCCAAGGAGCCCGAGGCTCCGATTCCCGAAGAGCCGCGCCGGCCGCGCAACCCCGCCCGCGACGTCAACCAGCAGCCCGGCCTGCCGCCTCCGGGCGGACGGGGCGACATCCTGCCGCCGCCCGGTCAGCGCATCGACGTGGCCCCGCCGCAGGGCGTCCCGGTCGCGCCGCGCCAGGCGCCGACCCAGCGCTTCTTCCCGACCAATCCCGGCCGCGACCCGGCCGGCGGCAACTGA
- the aat gene encoding leucyl/phenylalanyl-tRNA--protein transferase produces MKARSIPVRTPDITPEIMLRAYAAGIFPMAETADDPNLFWVEPDLRGVIPLDGFHLSSRLARTVRSERFEVRVDSDFEAVIAACAEPRPDRPDTWINRRIRDIFGALFRIGHVHTVECWRERRLVGGLYGLALGGAFFGESMFHRETDASKVALVHLVARLRLGGYRLLDAQFQTAHLAQFGTQEVPRAAYQLLLERALAAPGDAAVWSPGQHVSGAQAVANVTAA; encoded by the coding sequence ATGAAGGCACGCTCCATCCCCGTGCGCACGCCCGACATCACGCCCGAGATCATGCTGCGCGCCTATGCGGCCGGCATTTTCCCGATGGCGGAGACCGCTGACGACCCCAACCTGTTCTGGGTCGAGCCGGATCTGCGCGGCGTCATTCCGCTCGACGGCTTCCACCTGTCGTCACGGCTGGCGCGAACCGTCCGCTCTGAGCGGTTCGAGGTCCGTGTCGACAGCGATTTCGAGGCGGTGATCGCGGCCTGCGCCGAGCCGCGGCCCGACCGCCCGGACACCTGGATCAACCGCCGCATCCGCGACATCTTCGGCGCGCTGTTCCGCATCGGCCATGTCCATACGGTCGAGTGCTGGCGCGAGAGGCGGCTGGTCGGCGGTCTCTACGGGCTGGCGCTGGGCGGGGCCTTCTTCGGCGAGAGCATGTTCCACCGCGAGACCGATGCCTCGAAGGTCGCGCTGGTGCATCTCGTGGCGCGGTTGCGTCTGGGCGGCTACAGGCTGCTCGACGCGCAGTTCCAGACCGCCCATCTGGCGCAGTTCGGCACGCAGGAGGTACCGCGCGCGGCCTATCAGCTGCTGCTCGAGCGGGCGCTGGCGGCGCCGGGCGACGCGGCCGTCTGGTCGCCGGGCCAGCACGTCTCGGGCGCGCAGGCCGTGGCGAACGTCACGGCCGCCTGA
- the accC gene encoding acetyl-CoA carboxylase biotin carboxylase subunit: protein MFDKILIANRGEIALRVLRAAKELGIATVAVHSTADANAMHVRLADESVCIGPPSARESYLNIPALIAACEITGADAVHPGYGFLSENARFAEILERHNITFIGPKAEHIRSMGDKIEAKRTAKALGIPCVPGSEGGVTDDGEALKIAAEIGFPIIIKAASGGGGKGMKVVRSEDEMSVALSTARTEAKANFGDDAVYIEKYLEKPRHIEIQVLGDGQGHAIHLGERDCSLQRRHQKVWEEGPSPALNAGERDRIGAICAAAMSKLQYRGAGTIEFLYEDGEFYFIEMNTRIQVEHPVTEMITGIDLVNEQIRIAAGLPLSIQQKDVVIEGHAIECRVNAEHHATFRPSPGKIVSFHTPGGLGVRVDSAAYQGYVIPPHYDSLVGKLIVHGRNRAECLMRLRRSLDEFVVDGVDTTLPLFRTLVRNPDILNGDYNIHWLEKFLAAGGMDETGGA from the coding sequence ATGTTCGACAAGATCCTGATCGCCAACCGCGGAGAGATCGCGCTGCGCGTGCTGCGCGCGGCCAAGGAACTCGGCATCGCCACGGTCGCGGTCCATTCCACGGCCGACGCCAACGCCATGCATGTGCGCCTCGCCGACGAGAGCGTCTGCATCGGCCCGCCGAGCGCCCGCGAGAGCTATCTCAACATTCCCGCCCTGATCGCGGCCTGCGAGATCACCGGCGCCGACGCCGTGCATCCCGGCTATGGCTTTCTCTCCGAGAATGCCCGCTTCGCCGAGATCCTCGAGCGCCACAACATCACCTTCATCGGCCCCAAGGCCGAGCATATCCGGTCGATGGGCGACAAGATCGAGGCCAAGCGCACGGCCAAGGCGCTCGGCATCCCCTGCGTGCCGGGCTCGGAAGGCGGCGTCACCGATGACGGCGAGGCGCTGAAGATCGCGGCCGAGATCGGCTTTCCGATCATCATCAAGGCGGCGTCCGGCGGCGGCGGCAAGGGCATGAAGGTCGTGCGCAGCGAGGACGAGATGTCCGTCGCGCTCTCGACCGCGCGCACCGAGGCCAAGGCCAATTTCGGCGATGATGCGGTCTACATCGAGAAGTATCTCGAAAAGCCGCGCCATATCGAGATCCAGGTGCTGGGCGACGGCCAGGGTCATGCGATCCATCTCGGCGAGCGCGACTGCTCGCTGCAGCGACGCCATCAGAAGGTCTGGGAGGAAGGCCCCTCGCCCGCGCTCAATGCCGGCGAGCGCGACCGGATCGGCGCGATCTGCGCGGCCGCGATGTCCAAGCTGCAGTACCGCGGCGCCGGAACGATCGAGTTCCTCTACGAGGATGGCGAGTTCTATTTCATCGAGATGAACACCCGGATCCAGGTCGAGCATCCGGTGACCGAGATGATCACCGGGATCGACCTCGTCAACGAGCAGATCCGGATCGCTGCGGGCCTGCCGCTCTCGATCCAGCAGAAGGACGTCGTCATCGAGGGCCATGCCATCGAATGCCGCGTCAATGCCGAGCATCACGCGACCTTCCGGCCCTCGCCGGGCAAGATCGTCTCCTTCCACACGCCGGGCGGTCTCGGCGTGCGCGTCGATTCGGCGGCCTATCAGGGCTATGTCATCCCGCCGCATTACGACTCGCTCGTCGGCAAGCTGATCGTGCATGGCCGCAACCGGGCCGAATGCCTGATGCGGCTGCGCCGTTCGCTGGACGAGTTCGTCGTCGACGGCGTCGACACGACGCTGCCGCTGTTCCGCACGCTTGTGCGCAACCCGGACATCCTGAACGGCGACTACAACATCCACTGGCTCGAGAAGTTTCTCGCCGCCGGCGGGATGGACGAGACGGGCGGCGCCTGA
- the accB gene encoding acetyl-CoA carboxylase biotin carboxyl carrier protein, with protein sequence MATKSPIDPELVRELAQLLNETDLTEIEVEKGDLRVRVARTITATVQVPAAAAPVLAAAPAAAAPAVPTDAKAAAHPGTVPSPMVGTAYRRPSPDAKPFVEIGSVVKAGERVLLVEAMKTFNDIVAPRAGTVVAIMVEDGQPVEYGEPLLVIE encoded by the coding sequence ATGGCGACCAAGAGCCCGATCGACCCCGAACTGGTCCGCGAACTCGCGCAGCTTCTGAACGAGACCGATCTCACCGAGATCGAGGTCGAAAAGGGCGATCTGCGCGTACGCGTCGCCCGCACCATCACGGCCACCGTCCAGGTGCCCGCGGCCGCCGCTCCGGTGCTCGCTGCGGCGCCGGCCGCCGCCGCCCCGGCTGTGCCCACCGATGCGAAGGCCGCCGCGCATCCCGGCACCGTGCCCTCCCCGATGGTCGGCACCGCCTATCGCCGGCCTTCGCCGGACGCCAAGCCCTTCGTCGAGATCGGCTCCGTCGTGAAGGCGGGCGAGCGCGTGCTGCTGGTCGAGGCGATGAAGACCTTCAACGACATCGTCGCGCCCCGCGCCGGGACGGTCGTGGCCATCATGGTCGAGGATGGGCAGCCCGTCGAATATGGCGAGCCGCTTCTGGTGATCGAGTGA
- the aroQ gene encoding type II 3-dehydroquinate dehydratase: MVAVHVLNGPNLNLLGTREPATYGAVTLAGVEERLKARAQAAGVELVFRQTNYEGELVTFIQQAGLAGAGVIINAGAYTHTSVALRDAIKGTDALAIEVHVSNVHAREEFRHHSYMAPVCVGVICGFGVASYDLAFDAIVPLLQKRAAKPAA, from the coding sequence ATGGTCGCCGTCCACGTCCTCAACGGTCCCAATCTCAACCTGCTCGGCACCCGCGAACCCGCCACCTATGGCGCGGTGACGCTGGCGGGCGTCGAGGAGCGGCTGAAGGCCAGGGCACAGGCCGCCGGCGTCGAGCTCGTGTTCCGGCAGACCAATTACGAGGGCGAGCTCGTCACCTTCATCCAGCAGGCCGGCCTGGCCGGCGCGGGCGTCATCATCAATGCCGGCGCCTACACGCACACCTCGGTCGCGCTGCGCGATGCGATCAAGGGCACCGATGCGCTGGCGATCGAAGTCCATGTCTCGAACGTCCACGCCCGCGAAGAGTTTCGGCACCATTCCTATATGGCGCCGGTCTGCGTCGGCGTGATCTGCGGCTTCGGCGTGGCCAGCTACGACCTTGCTTTCGACGCGATCGTGCCGCTTCTGCAGAAGCGGGCGGCGAAGCCGGCGGCCTGA
- a CDS encoding DsbA family protein, with protein MALSTLPRRLARLLPALVLGLGLAAAAAPVLAQGTTPAPGLSADQRKAVVELIRETLLQNPELIQEALIELERRNAVAQADAQRGAVTAEKARLTDPATSAIVGNPQGDVTIIEFMDYNCGFCKRAVEDVRILVKEDPKLRVVIKDFPILGPDSVEASRVAVAAMTQLQGQKYFDFHNKLMATKGRINAAKALEVAKEAGADIERLKKEMESAQTKGVIEDTIALGDRLGLTGTPAFILGDEVVFGAIGAPALKQKIEAVRKCGKTNCSG; from the coding sequence ATGGCCCTTTCCACCCTGCCCCGGCGGCTCGCCCGCCTGCTGCCGGCCCTCGTGCTCGGCCTGGGCCTCGCCGCGGCTGCCGCGCCCGTGCTGGCGCAGGGCACGACGCCCGCGCCGGGCCTCAGCGCGGATCAGCGCAAGGCGGTCGTCGAGCTGATTCGCGAGACGCTGCTGCAGAACCCGGAACTGATCCAGGAAGCGCTGATCGAACTCGAGCGGCGCAATGCCGTGGCGCAGGCCGATGCGCAGCGCGGCGCGGTGACCGCGGAGAAGGCCCGCCTGACCGATCCGGCCACGTCGGCGATCGTCGGCAACCCGCAGGGCGACGTCACCATCATCGAGTTCATGGATTACAACTGCGGCTTCTGCAAAAGGGCGGTCGAGGACGTCCGCATCCTCGTGAAGGAGGATCCGAAGCTCAGGGTGGTGATCAAGGACTTCCCGATCCTCGGGCCCGATTCGGTCGAGGCGAGCCGCGTCGCGGTGGCGGCGATGACCCAGCTCCAGGGGCAGAAGTACTTCGATTTCCACAACAAGCTGATGGCTACGAAAGGCCGCATCAATGCCGCCAAGGCGCTCGAGGTCGCCAAGGAAGCCGGCGCCGACATCGAGCGGCTGAAGAAGGAGATGGAGTCGGCCCAGACCAAGGGCGTGATCGAGGACACGATCGCGCTGGGCGACCGGCTCGGCCTCACCGGCACGCCGGCCTTCATCCTCGGTGACGAGGTCGTGTTCGGGGCCATCGGTGCCCCGGCCCTCAAGCAGAAGATCGAGGCCGTCCGCAAATGCGGCAAGACGAACTGCAGCGGCTGA
- a CDS encoding pyridoxal phosphate-dependent aminotransferase: MPDTATPSAPGPQETRQPAARAARVQPFIVMDVMNQAAAIERGGGSVVHMEVGQPSAPTPASIRAAAARALEHGRIGYTQALGTDSLRARIARHYGEAYGVDVAAERVVVTTGSSGGFILAFLACFQPGARIAITAPGYPAYRNILIALGLEPVAIEVGPETRFALTPDLIARAHREKPLAGVLTMSPANPTGVVMAPDAIAAVAAECRRLGLWYISDEIYHGLTYDQPATTALSADPDAIIVNSFSKYYCMTGWRVGWLVVPQRLVRTIERLQQNLSISVPYLSQVAGEAAFEATAECEAIKAGYAENRAYLLEALPKIGLGDFLPVDGAFYIYCDIGRYSNDSMSFCRDVLNGAGVAITPGLDFDEGRGARTVRLSFAGSLGECEEAVARMGTWLQRSI, encoded by the coding sequence ATGCCAGACACCGCCACGCCATCCGCTCCTGGCCCGCAGGAAACGCGGCAGCCCGCGGCACGCGCCGCGCGCGTCCAGCCCTTCATCGTCATGGACGTGATGAACCAGGCGGCTGCGATCGAGCGGGGCGGCGGCTCGGTCGTCCACATGGAGGTCGGCCAGCCCTCGGCGCCGACGCCGGCCTCGATCCGCGCCGCCGCGGCGCGCGCGCTCGAGCATGGCCGCATCGGATACACCCAGGCGCTGGGCACGGATTCGCTGAGGGCTCGCATCGCCCGACATTACGGCGAAGCCTATGGCGTCGATGTGGCGGCCGAGCGCGTCGTGGTCACGACCGGCTCCTCGGGCGGCTTCATCCTCGCCTTCCTCGCCTGCTTCCAGCCCGGCGCGCGCATCGCCATCACCGCCCCTGGCTATCCGGCCTATCGCAACATCCTGATCGCACTGGGCCTCGAGCCGGTGGCGATCGAGGTCGGCCCCGAGACGCGCTTTGCCCTGACGCCGGACCTCATCGCCCGCGCCCATCGCGAGAAGCCACTGGCGGGCGTGCTGACGATGAGCCCGGCCAATCCGACCGGCGTCGTGATGGCGCCCGACGCCATCGCCGCCGTGGCCGCGGAGTGCCGCCGGCTCGGCCTCTGGTATATCTCGGACGAAATCTACCACGGGCTGACCTACGACCAGCCGGCGACGACGGCGCTGTCGGCCGACCCCGACGCGATCATCGTCAACTCCTTCTCGAAGTACTACTGCATGACCGGTTGGCGCGTCGGCTGGCTGGTCGTGCCGCAGCGGCTCGTGCGCACCATTGAGCGGCTGCAGCAGAACCTCTCGATCTCGGTGCCCTATCTGAGCCAGGTCGCGGGCGAGGCCGCGTTCGAGGCGACCGCCGAATGCGAGGCGATCAAGGCCGGTTATGCGGAAAACCGCGCCTATCTGCTGGAGGCGCTGCCAAAGATCGGGCTCGGCGATTTCCTGCCCGTCGACGGCGCCTTCTACATCTATTGCGACATCGGCCGATATTCCAATGATTCCATGAGCTTCTGCCGCGATGTTCTGAATGGCGCCGGCGTCGCGATCACGCCCGGACTGGATTTCGACGAAGGCCGCGGCGCCCGCACGGTCCGGCTATCCTTCGCCGGTTCGCTGGGAGAGTGCGAGGAGGCGGTGGCGCGGATGGGCACCTGGCTGCAGCGGAGCATCTAG